In one Prosthecochloris aestuarii DSM 271 genomic region, the following are encoded:
- a CDS encoding TrkH family potassium uptake protein, which translates to MNFPAIANVLGTLLMFIGSTMLIPLACALIYNEGDALSFMLAMMITIGLAFPLWWFFRRQRNLTIRDGFFIVSVGWILVSAVSSLPFMIHGSIPSFTDAFFEMMSGYTTTGATILNDVEALPHGLLFWRSMTHLIGGMGFIMVTIIILPLLGIGGMQLYKAEADPGQVITGEKFLPRVKEAAIWLWAIYLALILIQSLLMWVAGMPLFDSLCHAFGTVSTSGYSTKNSSIGYFNNAWIDWITTIFMLLGGMTFMLHYQIIKRDWEPVKQNTEFRWYGGFVLFFCLVTTLLLFASPQYDNIFDSARFATFQIVSILTTTGFTTTDYEVWPQAAQMFILIVCFIGACAGSTTSGIKIVHYEIISKYLYATGKKLMQPMAVVPVRINGRIAEQPVITLAVSYFIINIFMVFIGAAVLTICDDMDLFSSMTAVIATLFNIGPGFGDVGPTHTFAHISEIGKWFLSFNMLTGRLEMFSVLVMFYPSFWKG; encoded by the coding sequence ATGAACTTTCCTGCCATTGCCAACGTTCTCGGAACGCTGCTCATGTTTATCGGCAGCACCATGCTGATTCCTCTGGCATGCGCCCTCATCTATAACGAAGGGGATGCGTTGTCTTTCATGCTTGCGATGATGATCACTATCGGGCTGGCCTTTCCTCTTTGGTGGTTTTTTCGCCGACAGCGCAACCTGACGATCCGCGACGGATTCTTTATCGTCTCGGTTGGCTGGATCCTGGTATCGGCCGTCTCGTCACTGCCCTTTATGATCCACGGTTCCATCCCGTCATTTACCGATGCGTTCTTCGAAATGATGTCGGGCTATACAACCACCGGAGCAACCATTCTCAATGATGTTGAAGCACTCCCGCACGGACTGCTCTTCTGGCGCAGTATGACACACCTGATCGGAGGCATGGGGTTCATCATGGTCACCATCATTATCCTGCCGCTCCTGGGCATCGGCGGCATGCAGCTTTACAAGGCGGAAGCCGACCCCGGACAGGTCATCACGGGAGAAAAATTTCTTCCCCGCGTCAAAGAGGCCGCCATATGGCTCTGGGCTATCTACCTCGCACTCATCCTCATACAATCGCTGCTCATGTGGGTCGCAGGCATGCCCCTTTTTGACTCGCTCTGCCACGCTTTCGGCACCGTATCGACATCGGGCTACTCCACAAAAAACAGTAGTATCGGCTACTTCAACAACGCATGGATCGACTGGATCACCACAATCTTCATGCTTCTCGGGGGTATGACGTTCATGCTCCATTACCAGATCATCAAACGGGACTGGGAACCGGTCAAACAGAATACGGAATTTCGATGGTATGGGGGATTCGTCCTCTTTTTCTGTCTCGTGACGACACTGCTGCTTTTTGCCTCGCCACAGTACGACAACATTTTCGACTCAGCACGTTTCGCCACATTCCAGATCGTCTCCATCCTGACCACAACCGGCTTTACCACGACGGATTACGAAGTATGGCCGCAGGCTGCGCAAATGTTCATCCTGATCGTCTGCTTTATCGGCGCCTGTGCCGGATCGACCACAAGCGGCATCAAGATTGTGCACTATGAAATCATCAGTAAATACCTCTATGCCACAGGGAAAAAACTCATGCAGCCCATGGCGGTGGTCCCGGTCAGAATCAATGGACGCATTGCCGAACAACCGGTCATAACCCTGGCGGTCAGCTATTTTATCATCAACATCTTCATGGTCTTCATCGGTGCCGCTGTCCTGACGATCTGCGACGACATGGACCTCTTCAGCTCGATGACCGCAGTCATCGCAACCCTGTTCAATATCGGACCTGGTTTCGGTGATGTCGGCCCGACACACACCTTTGCGCATATATCGGAGATCGGCAAGTGGTTTTTATCCTTCAACATGCTTACCGGCCGCCTCGAAATGTTCTCCGTGCTGGTCATGTTCTATCCGTCATTCTGGAAAGGGTGA
- a CDS encoding NAD(P)H-dependent oxidoreductase yields MRRILILFAHPAFEKSRVNRQLIRGIDTLEGVTFHDLYQRYPEMDIDTSYERALIERHDIVLLQYPFYLFGMPALMKEWMDLVLVHGWAFGSRGNALNGKWFGCVITTGGSRASYCRDGYNRFSIRELTCPLEQVAHLCRMQYLPPFVVHGTNAIRSEEIETLRKTFHSMLGLLGSEPFDLQQAQGLDYLNEYPIRERNS; encoded by the coding sequence GTGAGAAGGATACTGATACTCTTTGCTCATCCTGCGTTTGAGAAATCGCGTGTAAACCGTCAGCTGATCAGGGGCATCGATACCCTTGAGGGCGTGACCTTTCATGATCTCTACCAACGCTACCCCGAAATGGATATCGATACCAGTTATGAGCGGGCGTTGATCGAGCGTCATGATATTGTGCTGTTGCAGTATCCTTTTTATCTGTTCGGTATGCCCGCTCTCATGAAGGAGTGGATGGACCTGGTCCTTGTCCACGGGTGGGCATTCGGGAGCAGGGGAAATGCTCTGAACGGCAAATGGTTCGGCTGCGTTATCACAACGGGCGGCAGCAGGGCGTCATACTGCAGGGATGGCTATAACCGATTCAGTATTCGCGAACTGACCTGTCCTCTTGAACAGGTCGCCCATCTCTGCAGGATGCAGTATCTTCCTCCGTTTGTCGTGCATGGAACCAATGCGATCCGTTCGGAGGAGATCGAGACATTAAGAAAAACGTTCCATTCGATGCTCGGACTGCTTGGCAGCGAACCGTTCGATCTTCAGCAGGCTCAAGGCCTGGATTATCTCAATGAATACCCAATACGGGAGAGGAACAGCTGA
- a CDS encoding uracil-xanthine permease family protein translates to MTKKTRSIEYGFNDLPPAGHLIILSLQHVLLMFVSVGLPIIFVSQINETTQFAATLVTLSMLAAGIGSIVQSASLPFIGSGYLCPNVCGPSYLSLSLSAAWAGGIPLMRGMIIIAGLVEMSLAPLVHKLKQVFPTFIVGLVVAMVGVSVIKMSVTSLFGLEFRGDAVRSADIVIGMVTLLVMVLCNIWGSGFVRIYCLLIGMLSGWGLAVVLVPEYGHTLAVVRHSPVFALPSIGPEFRQISFRMDMVIPFVVIAVSGSLKSFGNLLAAQKISEPELDEVNFTPIRKGLLADGFSTALAGLIGGMAVDTSSSNIGLAGSTKVLSRWISVAAGVIFIVLAFCPKITVALSLMPKPVLGASIIFAGCFMICTGFQEMFSEAWDARNTFSVGISLFFGLSTAFLPGLYARAPELIKIFFTDPLPTTTILAVLLNLLFNLDRTYEGLVRRFRSS, encoded by the coding sequence ATGACAAAGAAAACCCGGTCTATCGAGTATGGTTTCAACGATCTGCCTCCAGCCGGGCATCTGATCATTCTTTCCCTGCAGCATGTCCTGCTGATGTTTGTCTCTGTCGGGCTGCCGATCATTTTTGTCAGTCAGATCAACGAAACGACCCAGTTTGCCGCTACACTGGTGACGTTGTCGATGCTGGCCGCCGGGATCGGCTCGATCGTGCAGTCTGCCAGTCTGCCGTTTATCGGTTCAGGCTATCTCTGTCCAAATGTCTGCGGGCCTTCCTATCTCAGTCTTTCGCTTTCAGCGGCATGGGCAGGCGGCATTCCTCTCATGCGTGGTATGATTATCATCGCCGGGCTGGTGGAAATGTCTCTGGCGCCCCTGGTGCACAAGCTGAAGCAGGTTTTTCCGACCTTCATCGTGGGCCTCGTGGTGGCGATGGTCGGGGTGAGCGTGATCAAGATGTCGGTGACGTCGCTTTTCGGACTGGAATTCAGGGGGGATGCCGTACGCAGCGCAGATATCGTAATCGGCATGGTGACCTTGCTCGTCATGGTTCTCTGCAACATCTGGGGCAGCGGTTTTGTCCGGATCTACTGTCTCCTCATCGGCATGCTGTCAGGGTGGGGGCTGGCGGTTGTTCTGGTTCCTGAGTACGGTCATACTCTGGCGGTTGTCCGCCACAGCCCGGTTTTTGCACTGCCATCCATAGGGCCGGAGTTTCGCCAGATCAGTTTCCGTATGGATATGGTTATTCCCTTCGTGGTGATCGCTGTGAGCGGTTCGCTCAAATCGTTCGGCAATCTGCTTGCTGCTCAGAAAATATCTGAACCGGAACTCGACGAGGTTAATTTTACCCCGATCCGTAAAGGTCTTCTTGCCGACGGTTTTTCAACCGCGCTTGCCGGATTGATCGGGGGTATGGCAGTTGATACTTCTTCGAGCAATATCGGTCTGGCCGGCAGCACGAAGGTACTCAGTCGCTGGATCAGTGTCGCTGCCGGAGTGATTTTCATTGTATTGGCATTCTGCCCGAAGATTACTGTTGCGCTGTCGCTGATGCCCAAACCGGTGCTCGGTGCGTCGATCATTTTTGCCGGGTGCTTCATGATCTGTACCGGGTTTCAGGAGATGTTCAGCGAGGCGTGGGATGCGCGTAACACCTTCTCGGTCGGAATCTCGCTCTTTTTCGGTCTCAGCACGGCGTTTCTTCCGGGTCTCTATGCCAGGGCGCCCGAGCTGATCAAGATCTTTTTCACCGATCCGCTGCCGACCACGACCATTCTCGCCGTTCTTCTGAATCTTCTGTTCAATCTCGACAGGACGTATGAAGGGCTTGTCAGGCGGTTCCGGTCATCGTGA
- the trkA gene encoding Trk system potassium transporter TrkA, with protein sequence MSVRNILIIGLGGVGLHLARRLVQEGYGVTVIESIQHLISAANDNLDAKIIDGNAMELSSWKRAQAESMDLMIAVTDQDSVNMIASIIADRFGIPRKIARVRSPEYGYDNSLLNKNDFKIDLVIHPEELIAREIARLVMRSSGNDVIDIGEGTMKVCALRVNAACPIANRTIGEIRLLHNEFPFRVVAIARGINTIIPGDDDTIMPNDQVFIMVNGAYLSRLMQLLGMKEQTIQRVMIVGGGMVGARVAELLCKTVRINLIESDQQHAEELALSLKNTDVLHGDGTDVNVMVLGGLMEMDIFIATTGNNETNIISCLLAKHMMNRTNVDPAGKEGKTIALVKKEDYLVLASTIGLDIALNMKISAANEIMKFIRIGELLSVAHLHGVDAEVIELVAADRSPITKKRLGKLRSTLQDKGILVAGIITNGTCILTDDDTLIEPNERAIVVSATRSLKDAQQLFQ encoded by the coding sequence ATGAGCGTCAGGAATATTCTCATTATCGGCCTGGGCGGGGTCGGCCTTCACCTTGCAAGGCGTCTGGTACAGGAAGGTTACGGTGTCACCGTCATTGAATCGATTCAGCACCTCATCAGCGCTGCAAACGACAACCTTGACGCCAAGATTATCGACGGCAACGCCATGGAGCTGTCGAGCTGGAAACGGGCCCAGGCTGAAAGCATGGATCTGATGATCGCCGTCACGGACCAGGATTCCGTCAATATGATCGCATCCATCATTGCCGATCGCTTTGGCATCCCACGAAAAATAGCCCGCGTCCGCTCACCGGAATACGGCTATGACAATTCATTGCTCAACAAAAACGACTTCAAAATCGATCTGGTTATCCACCCCGAAGAGCTGATCGCTCGCGAGATAGCCCGTCTCGTGATGCGCTCGTCGGGAAACGATGTCATCGATATCGGCGAAGGGACCATGAAAGTTTGCGCCCTTCGCGTCAATGCCGCATGCCCTATAGCAAACAGAACTATCGGTGAAATCAGATTGCTGCACAATGAATTCCCTTTCAGGGTCGTAGCGATTGCCCGCGGCATCAACACCATCATTCCCGGAGACGACGACACTATCATGCCGAATGATCAGGTCTTCATTATGGTCAATGGGGCTTATCTGTCCCGCCTTATGCAGCTCCTGGGAATGAAGGAACAGACCATCCAGAGGGTCATGATCGTCGGTGGCGGCATGGTCGGCGCGCGTGTTGCCGAGCTGCTGTGCAAAACCGTCCGGATCAACCTGATTGAATCCGACCAGCAGCATGCCGAAGAACTCGCACTTTCGCTGAAAAATACTGATGTTCTGCATGGTGACGGCACCGATGTCAACGTTATGGTCCTCGGCGGCCTGATGGAAATGGATATTTTCATTGCAACAACGGGCAACAACGAAACCAATATCATCAGCTGCCTCCTTGCCAAACATATGATGAACAGGACCAACGTCGATCCCGCAGGCAAGGAAGGAAAAACCATCGCGCTGGTCAAGAAAGAGGACTATCTGGTGCTGGCCTCGACCATCGGACTCGATATCGCCCTGAACATGAAAATTTCTGCGGCCAACGAAATCATGAAATTTATCCGCATAGGTGAACTGCTTTCTGTAGCTCATCTGCACGGAGTCGACGCCGAAGTCATTGAGCTGGTCGCTGCCGATCGCTCACCGATCACGAAAAAACGCCTTGGCAAACTCCGTTCGACGCTTCAGGACAAAGGCATCCTTGTTGCGGGCATCATCACCAACGGCACCTGCATCCTGACCGACGACGACACCCTTATCGAGCCCAATGAACGCGCAATTGTCGTTTCAGCAACCAGAAGCCTGAAAGACGCGCAGCAACTCTTTCAGTAA